In Candidatus Paceibacterota bacterium, the following proteins share a genomic window:
- a CDS encoding immunoglobulin-like domain-containing protein, which yields MKNISTASLLAMGMLSFVLSFALELNKLDAQSIFRIQTALAAEAPTANIFGLVREGENISETNPAKSGVFFELYDASSTVVDTAISDEQGGYSFLSVPGGGNICIVVPDGYTLLDDAQCVAIDPVATGDITLGSFTLSPDAQQANILPQALNIMGKVEADEGARGILAAQGSVSLSLLNASGTMTTTVIPDRGGNYIFNVIPADYSVCITIPGGVGLLGGNECQPVSFVDNTDVTLPVFLLSTLPHITRNGEGVLSFELGSTYIDAGATAEKDGRDLTDQIIISGLPDTNIPGTYVTTYAVVDPLTHLGATTSRVVTVLQKMSPTPNPVVIGGYAPSGSGFIAPSSIAIATTSASDLLPASSSTNTAVAVQDDHKKILKAELRKKAMGAVLGAETGVATTAAPNAIVVSTTALESVPQKQNLIWGYAKALLALVLFGGAIVGMWWLKRRYI from the coding sequence ATGAAAAATATATCAACCGCATCATTGCTTGCCATGGGCATGCTAAGTTTTGTTTTATCATTTGCTTTAGAGTTGAACAAACTTGATGCGCAAAGTATTTTTCGTATTCAGACCGCGCTCGCGGCAGAGGCACCTACTGCAAATATTTTTGGGCTTGTTAGGGAAGGAGAGAATATCAGTGAGACAAATCCTGCAAAATCAGGTGTGTTTTTTGAACTATATGACGCAAGTAGTACTGTCGTCGACACCGCAATATCTGACGAGCAAGGAGGATATTCATTTTTGAGTGTGCCGGGAGGGGGCAACATCTGTATCGTTGTTCCTGACGGATATACATTACTTGATGATGCTCAGTGTGTGGCAATCGACCCAGTTGCAACAGGGGACATTACTCTAGGCTCTTTTACGTTGAGTCCCGATGCTCAACAGGCCAACATACTTCCTCAGGCATTGAATATTATGGGAAAGGTGGAAGCAGATGAGGGCGCACGAGGCATACTTGCTGCACAAGGTTCTGTTTCCTTGTCACTCCTCAACGCAAGTGGAACAATGACCACGACGGTGATACCCGATAGAGGTGGAAATTATATTTTTAATGTTATTCCCGCAGATTACTCCGTGTGTATTACTATTCCTGGTGGCGTTGGGCTTCTCGGTGGTAATGAGTGCCAACCGGTAAGCTTTGTAGACAATACGGATGTTACACTTCCAGTATTCCTCTTGAGCACACTTCCTCACATAACCCGTAATGGAGAAGGTGTACTTTCTTTTGAGCTGGGTAGCACATATATTGATGCTGGTGCAACTGCAGAAAAGGATGGTCGTGACCTCACTGATCAGATCATCATTTCTGGTCTTCCTGACACAAACATTCCTGGTACATATGTAACGACTTATGCGGTTGTTGATCCATTGACTCATCTTGGTGCGACCACCTCTCGTGTCGTTACGGTGCTTCAAAAGATGTCACCAACTCCAAATCCAGTAGTGATAGGAGGATACGCTCCCAGTGGTTCTGGCTTCATTGCTCCGTCTAGCATTGCTATAGCCACTACTTCAGCAAGCGACCTATTACCTGCGTCTTCATCGACGAATACTGCTGTAGCGGTGCAGGACGACCACAAGAAAATACTTAAAGCAGAGCTTCGCAAAAAAGCGATGGGAGCAGTGCTCGGGGCGGAAACGGGGGTGGCAACAACTGCAGCCCCAAATGCGATTGTTGTTTCGACGACCGCGCTCGAAAGTGTTCCCCAAAAGCAGAATCTCATCTGGGGCTATGCCAAAGCATTGCTCGCACTTGTACTCTTTGGTGGTGCAATCGTAGGCATGTGGTGGTTAAAAAGACGATATATATAA
- the tsaD gene encoding tRNA (adenosine(37)-N6)-threonylcarbamoyltransferase complex transferase subunit TsaD: protein MRILSIESSCDESALAITEQNPTLGKFAPVTVLANNVLSQIDIHREYGGVFPAVAKREHAKALTPLLIKTLSDAGLHLAEPTPIDPVLAQEITLLLEREPELLEHMLAIMPTIARPQIDAIALTTGPGLEPALWVGINFAKALSLLWNIPVLPVNHMEGHLLAAIVSGHMEDDGKHVLILDEVQYPALGLLVSGGHSELILIEAPGAYKLLGETRDDAVGEAFDKVARLLGLPYPGGPEISKLANLGTQGAYKLPRPMINSGDYDFSFAGIKTAVRYLLQDIPEVTDEIRNNVARDFEDSCIEVLTKKSVSAAQEFAARTAIIGGGVSANQKLRSILSEKLGAIGIPLLLPDRGLSTDNALMIALAAHLHPRDSVALNEIKARGHWRIHEA, encoded by the coding sequence CTGCGACGAGTCCGCTCTTGCAATTACCGAGCAGAATCCTACCTTAGGTAAATTTGCCCCGGTCACTGTTCTTGCAAACAATGTGCTTTCGCAAATTGACATCCATCGTGAATACGGTGGTGTCTTCCCTGCTGTCGCAAAGCGTGAACATGCAAAAGCACTCACCCCCCTTCTTATAAAAACTCTGAGCGATGCGGGCCTGCACCTCGCGGAACCAACTCCAATAGATCCCGTACTCGCGCAAGAGATTACGCTACTCCTTGAGCGTGAGCCTGAACTGCTTGAGCACATGCTCGCCATCATGCCCACGATTGCACGGCCTCAAATCGATGCAATAGCGCTCACCACAGGCCCTGGACTTGAGCCTGCACTCTGGGTGGGAATCAACTTTGCGAAGGCGTTGTCGCTACTATGGAATATCCCTGTATTACCAGTGAATCATATGGAAGGGCATCTGCTTGCAGCCATAGTTTCGGGACATATGGAGGATGATGGAAAACACGTGCTTATTCTCGATGAAGTTCAGTACCCAGCCTTAGGACTGCTCGTCTCAGGGGGGCACTCGGAACTCATTCTCATCGAAGCGCCCGGTGCTTACAAACTACTCGGGGAAACGCGCGACGATGCGGTTGGTGAAGCATTTGATAAAGTCGCAAGGCTGCTCGGACTCCCTTACCCTGGTGGTCCAGAAATATCGAAACTCGCGAATCTCGGCACGCAAGGAGCCTACAAATTGCCACGTCCGATGATCAATTCTGGGGACTATGACTTTTCTTTTGCGGGAATTAAGACCGCCGTACGTTATCTCCTTCAGGACATACCGGAAGTTACCGATGAAATACGTAATAATGTCGCCCGCGACTTCGAGGATTCTTGTATCGAAGTACTCACAAAGAAATCAGTCTCAGCTGCGCAGGAATTCGCTGCGCGAACAGCAATTATTGGAGGAGGAGTTTCCGCGAACCAGAAACTTCGTTCAATATTAAGCGAGAAACTTGGTGCGATAGGCATTCCATTACTTCTTCCCGACCGAGGATTATCGACGGATAATGCGCTCATGATTGCGCTTGCAGCACACCTGCATCCGAGAGACTCGGTAGCGCTTAACGAAATAAAAGCGCGCGGACACTGGAGAATTCATGAAGCATAA